From the Comamonas odontotermitis genome, one window contains:
- a CDS encoding pirin family protein, with amino-acid sequence MDSTPLNRYPGRVADVGGVPVLRALPNRARRMVGAWCFLDHAGPSHFDEGPGMQVGPHPHTCLQTFTWMIEGEVLHRDSLGSEQPIRPGQVNLMTAGKGIAHSEESLGKPDFHAVQLWIALPKDQRFIPPRFQHYPVLPQFSRQGLQMTVLAGEWEGQRAPTEVHSPLVAVDMEASQPTSAPLALRTDFEYGVLCLYGDLQVNGQTAPANELIYLPEGGSMVDVQCGANSRFILLGGEPYEGGVLIWWNFVGQSQEEIEGFLANWNQGIGFGEPVASPLPPLTAPTLDGVQLRQR; translated from the coding sequence ATGGATTCCACCCCCTTGAACCGCTACCCCGGCCGCGTTGCCGACGTGGGAGGCGTGCCGGTGTTGCGCGCACTGCCCAACCGCGCCCGCCGCATGGTGGGCGCCTGGTGTTTTCTGGACCATGCAGGCCCCTCGCACTTTGACGAAGGCCCCGGCATGCAAGTGGGCCCGCACCCGCACACCTGCCTGCAGACCTTCACCTGGATGATCGAAGGCGAAGTGCTGCACCGCGACAGCCTGGGCAGCGAGCAACCGATCCGCCCGGGCCAGGTGAACCTGATGACGGCCGGCAAAGGCATCGCCCACTCGGAGGAAAGCCTGGGCAAGCCCGATTTCCACGCTGTGCAGCTGTGGATTGCCCTGCCCAAAGACCAGCGCTTCATCCCCCCGCGCTTTCAGCATTACCCGGTGCTGCCCCAATTCAGCCGCCAAGGCCTGCAGATGACGGTTCTGGCTGGCGAGTGGGAGGGCCAGCGCGCGCCGACCGAGGTACACAGCCCGCTGGTAGCGGTTGACATGGAGGCCAGCCAGCCTACTTCGGCCCCCCTGGCCTTGCGCACCGATTTTGAATACGGGGTGCTTTGCCTGTATGGCGACCTGCAGGTGAACGGTCAGACAGCACCCGCCAACGAGCTGATCTATCTACCCGAGGGCGGCAGCATGGTAGATGTGCAATGCGGCGCAAACAGCCGCTTCATTCTGCTGGGCGGCGAGCCCTACGAGGGCGGCGTGCTGATCTGGTGGAATTTTGTCGGCCAGAGCCAGGAAGAAATCGAAGGCTTTCTGGCCAACTGGAACCAGGGCATCGGTTTTGGGGAGCCGGTGGCCTCGCCGCTGCCGCCGTTGACTGCCCCGACACTGGATGGCGTGCAATTGCGCCAGCGATAG
- the dinG gene encoding ATP-dependent DNA helicase DinG: MSSSEWARNAVSAFDRMVNADGGFRSRPGQRLMAEKVAETFAAAQLGKLEEGEEPQRALAVIQAGTGVGKSLAYAVPAIAMALERGTRVLISTATVALQEQLVNKDLPALAQQMPQPFKYALAKGRGRYVCKLKLERLAGAAQGDAADGGEPIDDDFFPEEAAQARNAQRSPQEHAARLQFYTSMADALATRRWDGDRDTLDTPPEPEVWSPVAAEGASCTGKHCPLFGSCTYYERRKELVQAQVLVANHDLLLSSLGARLLPELDNCLLILDEAHHLPGTALDQFACEMNLSQLTWIDKLASRAQRVGALVEVSEIADIPRHSSQLRQHLQDMARLIMDEYGEGMRQQLQGGSRGPARVRLPRGELPPALVEPLAQATHHAGAFLEILQAISKALRAQMRDQPDEAKRLSTLYAQVGTLAPRLEAVHNTTQLLLQDAPAGSVPAAKWFTLDVVGEFVAIKAYASPVIPGSTLRHHLWSQVRGAVLTSATLTSGGQFDFFLREAGLNNDAAVSTLEVASPFNYAEQGSLVVTETQADPRTPAQYTNEMVDALLEDLAQVQAGGLVLFTSREQMRLAVDALPTAMRQHVLVQNTLPRSQLLQQHRERVAAGLPSIIFGMQSFGEGLDLPGALCESLFITKLPFAPPDDPVDEARAEWLKNSGRDPFSEIVVPATAIRLAQWVGRAIRTEADQAHVYCYDKRLVRTGYGQRLLASLPPFTLHRRMATA; the protein is encoded by the coding sequence ATGTCTTCTTCCGAATGGGCCCGCAACGCTGTTTCCGCCTTTGACCGCATGGTGAATGCGGATGGTGGCTTTCGCTCGCGGCCTGGGCAGCGCTTGATGGCCGAGAAGGTGGCAGAGACTTTTGCCGCTGCGCAACTGGGCAAGCTGGAAGAGGGCGAAGAGCCGCAACGCGCCCTTGCGGTGATCCAGGCGGGCACTGGCGTGGGTAAATCGCTGGCGTATGCAGTGCCTGCCATTGCGATGGCGCTGGAGCGCGGCACGCGCGTGCTGATTTCGACGGCGACGGTGGCGCTGCAAGAGCAGTTGGTGAACAAGGATTTGCCCGCGCTGGCACAGCAGATGCCACAGCCCTTCAAATATGCGCTGGCCAAAGGGCGTGGGCGCTACGTATGCAAGCTCAAGCTGGAGCGTCTGGCGGGTGCGGCACAGGGTGATGCAGCCGATGGGGGCGAGCCCATCGACGACGATTTCTTCCCTGAAGAGGCGGCGCAGGCGCGTAATGCCCAGCGTAGCCCGCAGGAGCATGCGGCACGCCTGCAGTTCTACACCAGCATGGCCGATGCCCTGGCAACCCGGCGCTGGGATGGCGACCGCGATACCCTGGATACGCCGCCCGAGCCCGAAGTCTGGAGCCCGGTGGCTGCTGAAGGAGCCTCTTGCACCGGCAAGCACTGCCCCTTGTTTGGCAGTTGCACGTATTACGAACGCCGCAAGGAACTGGTGCAGGCGCAGGTGTTGGTGGCCAACCACGATCTGCTGCTGTCCTCGCTGGGCGCGCGGCTGCTGCCGGAGCTGGACAACTGTCTGCTGATCCTGGACGAGGCCCACCATCTGCCCGGTACCGCGTTGGACCAGTTTGCCTGCGAAATGAACCTGAGCCAGCTCACCTGGATCGACAAGCTCGCGAGCCGTGCGCAGCGCGTGGGGGCGCTGGTCGAGGTTTCGGAGATCGCCGACATTCCCCGCCATTCGTCGCAGTTGCGCCAACATCTGCAGGATATGGCGCGCCTGATCATGGACGAGTATGGTGAGGGTATGCGCCAGCAGCTGCAAGGTGGCAGCCGGGGCCCGGCGCGCGTGCGCCTGCCGCGCGGAGAGTTACCGCCCGCATTGGTAGAGCCATTGGCACAGGCAACGCACCACGCAGGGGCCTTTCTGGAGATACTGCAAGCCATTTCCAAGGCCCTGCGTGCCCAGATGCGCGATCAACCCGATGAAGCCAAACGCCTGTCCACCTTGTACGCGCAGGTGGGGACCTTGGCGCCGAGGTTGGAGGCCGTACACAACACCACACAGCTGTTGCTGCAGGATGCACCTGCGGGCAGCGTGCCTGCGGCCAAGTGGTTCACGCTGGATGTGGTGGGCGAGTTTGTCGCTATCAAAGCCTATGCCAGCCCGGTGATTCCCGGCTCGACCCTGCGTCACCATCTGTGGAGCCAGGTGCGCGGAGCGGTGCTCACGTCGGCCACGCTTACCAGCGGCGGCCAGTTTGATTTCTTTTTGCGCGAAGCGGGGTTGAACAACGATGCGGCGGTCAGCACGCTCGAAGTGGCCAGCCCCTTCAACTATGCCGAGCAGGGCAGTCTGGTGGTGACCGAGACCCAGGCAGACCCACGCACGCCCGCCCAATACACCAACGAAATGGTTGACGCCTTGCTGGAAGACCTGGCCCAGGTGCAGGCGGGGGGGCTTGTGCTGTTCACATCGCGCGAGCAGATGCGTCTGGCGGTCGATGCCCTGCCCACCGCCATGCGCCAGCATGTGCTGGTGCAGAACACCTTGCCCCGCAGCCAGTTGCTGCAGCAGCACCGCGAGCGTGTGGCTGCTGGCCTGCCATCGATCATCTTTGGCATGCAGAGCTTTGGCGAAGGGCTGGATCTGCCGGGGGCGCTGTGCGAATCACTGTTCATCACCAAGCTGCCGTTTGCCCCTCCTGACGACCCGGTGGACGAGGCGCGCGCCGAGTGGCTGAAGAACTCGGGTCGGGACCCTTTCAGTGAAATCGTGGTACCAGCCACCGCCATTCGCCTGGCGCAGTGGGTGGGCCGCGCCATCCGTACCGAGGCCGACCAGGCCCATGTGTATTGTTACGACAAGCGCCTGGTGCGCACCGGTTACGGCCAGCGTCTGCTGGCCAGTCTGCCACCGTTCACACTGCACCGCCGAATGGCTACGGCCTGA
- a CDS encoding DUF2304 domain-containing protein has protein sequence MATYQITTTVLGVLFAAVILYLIRGDRLYLRLGLFWFALAMLAVLLGVWPRMLDQVADQLGIRYSPTLLLVCAVAVLFIKALHADMVNTRIERQVRRLNQSLALLHIKSQQAASEKS, from the coding sequence ATGGCAACTTATCAAATTACTACCACGGTACTGGGCGTGCTTTTTGCCGCAGTCATCCTGTACCTGATCCGTGGTGACCGCCTTTATTTGCGACTGGGCTTGTTCTGGTTTGCGCTCGCAATGCTTGCTGTATTGCTGGGCGTATGGCCCCGCATGCTCGATCAGGTGGCAGACCAACTGGGCATTCGCTACTCGCCCACGCTGCTGCTGGTATGTGCCGTGGCCGTGCTGTTCATCAAGGCTCTGCACGCGGACATGGTCAACACACGGATCGAGCGACAAGTGCGCAGGCTCAATCAAAGCCTGGCGCTGCTACATATCAAGAGCCAGCAAGCCGCCAGCGAAAAATCCTGA
- a CDS encoding mannose-1-phosphate guanylyltransferase/mannose-6-phosphate isomerase: MSKLTPVIMCGGSGTRLWPLSREHYPKQFLSLSADGKSMLQNTALRLNGLNSGIQQTGPILVCNAEHRFLAAQQLQEQGIGGAKLVLEPVGRNTAPALTLAALVAEPDAVLLAMPADHVMTRPEQLHQAAEIGWTLAQGGAMVTFGIVADRPETGYGYIQKGASDDKGAFSIQSFAEKPSAQLAEQYLASGQYLWNSGLFMVRADQWLKAMAALQPAMLQACQQSMAQSTTDMDFIRPHTDLFGACPSDSIDYAVMEKLPVKPELGVPARVVPLDAGWSDLGAWDALWDVLPKDAHGNTGSGETLAVDTRNSLLFSENRLIATVGLENVVIVETADAVLVADKRRTQDVKKVVAELKAQKRSMASTHRKVHRPWGWYDSIDCGERFQVKRIVVNPGAKLSLQMHHHRAEHWIVVKGTAEVTNGDETFLLGENESTFIPLGHAHRLANPGKVPLEIIEVQSGSYLGEDDIVRFEDTYGRAPAVQPAK, encoded by the coding sequence ATGTCAAAGCTTACGCCGGTCATCATGTGTGGTGGCAGTGGAACCCGTTTGTGGCCTCTCTCGCGCGAACACTATCCCAAGCAGTTTCTGAGCCTGAGCGCCGATGGCAAATCGATGCTGCAAAACACGGCGTTGCGCCTGAATGGACTGAATTCTGGCATCCAGCAAACGGGCCCCATTCTGGTGTGCAACGCAGAACACCGCTTTCTGGCAGCCCAACAGCTGCAGGAACAAGGCATTGGTGGAGCCAAGCTGGTGCTGGAGCCCGTTGGCCGCAATACGGCCCCCGCCCTGACCCTGGCTGCCTTGGTGGCCGAGCCCGATGCCGTGCTGCTGGCCATGCCTGCCGACCATGTCATGACCCGCCCTGAGCAATTGCACCAGGCAGCAGAAATCGGGTGGACCCTGGCCCAGGGCGGCGCCATGGTGACTTTTGGAATCGTCGCGGACCGGCCAGAGACCGGGTATGGCTATATCCAGAAAGGCGCATCAGACGACAAAGGCGCATTCTCCATCCAAAGCTTTGCAGAAAAACCATCTGCACAGCTTGCCGAGCAATACCTGGCCAGCGGCCAATACTTGTGGAACAGCGGCCTGTTCATGGTGCGCGCCGACCAGTGGCTCAAAGCCATGGCTGCCCTCCAGCCCGCGATGCTGCAAGCATGCCAACAATCCATGGCCCAAAGCACGACGGACATGGACTTCATTCGCCCGCATACTGATCTCTTCGGCGCGTGTCCGTCAGACTCCATCGACTACGCGGTCATGGAAAAACTACCCGTCAAGCCCGAACTGGGTGTGCCCGCGCGCGTTGTACCGCTGGATGCCGGCTGGTCCGACCTGGGCGCCTGGGATGCTCTGTGGGACGTTCTGCCGAAAGACGCGCACGGCAATACCGGCAGCGGCGAAACACTGGCCGTCGATACACGCAACAGCCTGCTGTTCTCTGAAAACCGCCTGATCGCCACCGTCGGCCTGGAAAACGTCGTCATCGTGGAAACCGCCGATGCCGTGCTGGTGGCCGACAAACGCCGCACGCAGGACGTGAAAAAAGTCGTGGCGGAACTCAAAGCACAAAAGCGCAGCATGGCATCCACCCACCGCAAGGTGCACCGTCCCTGGGGCTGGTATGACAGCATCGACTGCGGCGAGCGCTTCCAGGTCAAACGCATCGTGGTCAACCCCGGCGCCAAGCTCAGCCTGCAGATGCACCACCACCGGGCCGAACACTGGATCGTGGTGAAGGGCACCGCCGAGGTCACCAATGGCGACGAAACTTTTCTGCTGGGCGAAAACGAATCCACCTTCATTCCCCTTGGACACGCCCATCGCCTGGCCAACCCCGGCAAGGTGCCACTGGAGATCATCGAGGTCCAGTCGGGCAGCTATCTCGGTGAAGACGATATCGTCCGCTTTGAAGACACCTATGGCCGCGCGCCAGCAGTGCAACCAGCCAAGTGA
- a CDS encoding ABC transporter permease: MLRALWAYRGFIWSSVLREFHGKYRESLLGAFWSVANPLTMIVIYTVVFGQLMRSTLPGHEQTPFAFSIYLCAGVITWGLFSEMLGRLNGVFLEHGNLIKKSNFPRICLPAIVTLSALINFGIIFTLYLLFLAIIGHWPGVALFALVPLLALQLLFTLGLGIFLGTLNVFFRDVGQLTGVVLQFWFWLTPIVYTLPALPEKVRGLMALNPMQPLIAAYQQIFLDKTLPAFGPLLPLVILTVIFLLLGAGFFLARVGELVDEL; encoded by the coding sequence ATGCTTCGCGCCCTGTGGGCATACCGCGGTTTCATCTGGAGCAGCGTGCTGCGCGAGTTCCATGGCAAGTACCGCGAATCGCTGCTCGGCGCTTTCTGGTCAGTAGCCAACCCGCTGACCATGATTGTCATCTACACCGTGGTGTTCGGCCAGCTCATGCGCTCTACCCTGCCGGGGCACGAGCAAACGCCATTTGCTTTCAGCATCTACCTGTGCGCCGGCGTCATCACATGGGGGCTTTTTTCCGAAATGCTGGGTAGGTTGAATGGAGTGTTTCTGGAGCACGGCAACCTCATCAAGAAATCGAACTTTCCGCGCATCTGCCTGCCAGCCATCGTCACACTGTCCGCACTCATCAACTTCGGCATCATTTTTACGTTGTACCTGCTCTTTCTAGCCATCATCGGCCATTGGCCGGGCGTGGCTCTCTTCGCGCTAGTTCCGTTGCTGGCGCTGCAGCTCCTGTTTACGTTGGGATTGGGTATTTTTCTGGGCACACTCAATGTGTTCTTTCGCGACGTGGGCCAACTCACCGGCGTGGTACTGCAGTTCTGGTTCTGGCTCACCCCCATTGTCTACACCCTGCCCGCACTGCCCGAAAAAGTACGCGGCCTGATGGCACTCAACCCCATGCAACCACTGATAGCCGCTTACCAGCAGATCTTTCTGGACAAGACCCTGCCCGCCTTTGGTCCGCTGCTGCCCCTTGTCATCTTGACCGTCATCTTCCTGCTGCTCGGTGCAGGCTTTTTCCTGGCCCGCGTGGGCGAACTGGTGGATGAACTGTAA
- a CDS encoding ABC transporter ATP-binding protein: MSALTVTNIGKAYKRYPSKWARAREWITRRTTHEKTWVLRDISFTVQPGEAVGIVGVNGAGKSTLLKIITGTTQPTQGQVSSQGRVAALLELGMGFHPDFTGRQNVFMAGQLLGLRQDEIAACMPSIEAFAEIGDYIDQPVRVYSSGMQVRLAFSVATVVRPDILIVDEALSVGDAYFQHKSFERIRELRRLGTTLLIVSHDKGAIQSICDRAILLSKGQKLLEGRPEAVLDYYNAAIVDDANSRISQTVNEDGIAQTISGTGKSRIVNVTLRDASGREVEVVGVGAELTLEIQVEVLSHISTLVAGFLIKDRLGQEVFGTNSYHHDQVVSDLGNGSHLTYRYHFKADIGPGSYSIAVALHKTESHLSENYEWRDMATIFKVVNLSQKQFIGVAWIEPHLEILHD, from the coding sequence ATGAGTGCGCTGACTGTTACCAACATAGGCAAGGCCTACAAGCGCTACCCCAGCAAATGGGCTCGTGCGCGGGAATGGATCACTCGCCGAACCACCCATGAGAAAACCTGGGTGCTGCGTGATATCAGCTTCACCGTACAGCCCGGCGAGGCTGTGGGGATCGTTGGTGTCAACGGCGCAGGCAAGAGCACGCTGCTCAAGATCATCACCGGCACGACCCAACCGACCCAAGGCCAGGTAAGCAGCCAAGGACGCGTGGCTGCGCTGCTGGAACTGGGCATGGGCTTTCACCCCGATTTCACTGGCCGCCAAAACGTCTTCATGGCCGGACAGTTGCTAGGCCTTCGTCAGGATGAAATCGCTGCCTGCATGCCCTCCATTGAAGCATTTGCAGAGATTGGCGACTACATTGATCAGCCCGTGCGCGTGTACAGCAGCGGCATGCAGGTGCGGCTCGCTTTCAGCGTAGCAACTGTCGTACGGCCAGACATCCTGATCGTCGATGAAGCACTTTCAGTGGGTGACGCCTATTTTCAGCATAAAAGCTTTGAGCGCATCCGCGAGCTCAGAAGGCTAGGCACAACACTACTCATTGTCAGCCACGATAAAGGCGCCATCCAGTCAATCTGTGACCGTGCCATTCTGCTGTCCAAGGGGCAAAAGCTGCTGGAAGGCCGGCCGGAGGCCGTGCTCGACTACTACAATGCGGCGATCGTCGACGATGCGAACAGCCGTATCTCGCAGACCGTCAACGAAGACGGCATTGCACAAACCATATCCGGTACCGGGAAGAGCCGGATTGTCAATGTCACGCTTCGCGACGCATCTGGTCGGGAAGTCGAGGTTGTGGGTGTTGGTGCCGAATTGACGTTGGAAATTCAGGTCGAGGTACTCTCGCATATCAGCACTCTTGTTGCCGGTTTTCTGATCAAGGACCGCCTTGGACAGGAGGTTTTTGGGACCAATTCGTACCACCATGACCAAGTCGTGAGTGATCTCGGTAACGGAAGCCATCTAACCTATCGCTATCACTTCAAGGCCGACATTGGCCCAGGCAGTTACTCGATAGCCGTTGCCCTGCATAAGACAGAAAGCCATCTTTCCGAGAACTACGAATGGAGGGATATGGCAACTATCTTCAAGGTTGTCAATCTATCTCAAAAGCAATTTATAGGCGTAGCGTGGATAGAGCCACATTTGGAAATTTTGCATGACTGA
- a CDS encoding class I SAM-dependent methyltransferase, which produces MTDNFYEFFEGVNYASEDQVREYRSIYISYVKPILDFVESPLAFDFGCGRGEWLDMLRGLGFRTKGIDIDQGMLNSAQQKGLDAQLGDASDFLKKIPDQSVAVLSAFHVLEHLPFDKIIEFFLQSKRVLIPGGVLIAETPNPENLFVATTNFYLDHTHIRPIPILQMINLARYFGYQKYSIIRLQEEKDLYHKEDITFRDLFYGVSKDYGLIAQNPGGAEGLIQAVDHPLRYETGIGIDDLIKRLDNRIQNLAQKVRELSAKTDSESEDISQSN; this is translated from the coding sequence ATGACTGACAATTTTTATGAATTCTTCGAAGGCGTCAATTACGCTTCAGAAGACCAGGTTCGAGAATATCGTTCCATCTATATAAGCTATGTCAAACCCATTTTAGACTTTGTTGAATCGCCACTGGCATTTGACTTTGGCTGCGGGCGCGGTGAGTGGCTCGACATGCTTCGCGGCCTGGGCTTTCGGACCAAAGGTATTGACATTGACCAAGGCATGCTCAATTCTGCACAGCAGAAAGGGCTTGACGCTCAATTGGGTGATGCATCTGATTTTCTCAAAAAAATTCCTGACCAAAGTGTGGCCGTACTCTCTGCCTTCCACGTGCTTGAGCATCTGCCATTCGACAAAATCATCGAATTCTTCCTACAAAGCAAGAGAGTGCTCATCCCAGGAGGGGTACTTATTGCAGAGACGCCCAATCCAGAAAATTTATTTGTTGCAACAACCAATTTTTATTTGGATCACACCCATATTCGCCCCATTCCAATCCTGCAAATGATCAATCTTGCACGATATTTTGGTTATCAAAAATATTCCATTATACGCCTTCAAGAAGAAAAAGACCTGTATCACAAAGAGGATATAACGTTTCGAGATCTCTTCTATGGTGTGAGCAAAGACTATGGCCTCATCGCACAGAACCCTGGTGGTGCCGAAGGCTTGATCCAAGCAGTTGATCATCCTCTTCGTTATGAAACTGGCATTGGTATTGATGATCTAATCAAACGTTTGGACAATCGCATACAAAATTTGGCGCAAAAAGTTCGCGAACTTTCAGCAAAGACTGATAGCGAATCCGAAGATATAAGTCAATCCAATTAA
- a CDS encoding glycosyltransferase, whose amino-acid sequence MEKILHRVYFENYRPFKDPFLHYLETWYRELPQYQVMRWGKDNVDVTINDWMKRSAEANDPVFLSEFVRWTALKEYGGAYLDSDCEVLNGKVFDQLVDELMASDEYDAFVGVEDFENGYPTAQTVAAKKGAEIVDFMYDMYQNRLSSGLWHWRAERLLIGPQLMSLYFRDKGYQTDKGFFPKLKKPVIVGRVKIYPQEYFSPKFTTTGKKLNITENTCIYHLFANLNVKEVDPEAEKHRREPMLFSDYCKYLEDLASRRATSTPETVGYRRSNGGFDYGKIINHGLKDPTGMMKKIWDYAKSK is encoded by the coding sequence ATGGAAAAAATTCTACACCGCGTCTATTTCGAGAATTATCGCCCTTTCAAGGATCCTTTTCTCCATTATTTGGAAACTTGGTACAGGGAACTTCCCCAATACCAGGTAATGAGGTGGGGGAAAGACAATGTCGATGTCACAATCAACGATTGGATGAAGCGTTCCGCTGAGGCCAATGACCCCGTTTTCTTGAGTGAATTTGTGCGCTGGACTGCACTCAAGGAATATGGTGGAGCATATCTTGACAGCGATTGCGAAGTGCTCAATGGCAAGGTTTTCGATCAGCTGGTGGACGAGCTCATGGCCTCGGATGAATACGATGCCTTCGTGGGCGTCGAGGATTTCGAGAATGGTTACCCCACAGCGCAAACCGTTGCAGCCAAGAAAGGGGCGGAAATTGTCGATTTCATGTACGACATGTACCAGAACAGGCTTTCCAGTGGATTGTGGCATTGGAGAGCGGAGCGGCTCCTCATTGGTCCTCAGCTCATGAGCCTGTACTTCCGTGACAAGGGATACCAGACTGACAAGGGCTTTTTTCCAAAATTGAAAAAACCAGTGATAGTTGGTCGAGTCAAAATTTACCCACAGGAGTATTTTTCACCAAAATTCACAACAACGGGCAAAAAACTTAATATCACTGAAAATACCTGCATCTATCATCTTTTTGCAAACCTGAATGTGAAAGAAGTAGACCCTGAAGCGGAAAAACACCGTCGGGAGCCAATGCTTTTCAGTGACTATTGCAAGTACCTTGAAGATTTAGCAAGTCGGCGAGCAACCTCTACCCCGGAAACTGTGGGCTACCGGCGCAGCAATGGTGGTTTCGACTATGGCAAGATCATCAATCATGGTCTGAAAGACCCTACCGGCATGATGAAGAAAATCTGGGACTATGCAAAAAGCAAGTAA
- a CDS encoding glycosyltransferase family 32 protein, which produces MQKASNSSLKILHRIYFGFDGKPDPYIGYLKTWQEKLPDFEIRHWNADNLPIAACHFSRMMYELRDHAFLSDYFRWWVLREHGGVYLDADIEIVNGTIFRNLIEELEVSDKHHSFLGIDNKAGGWYTGHSMATRAGSPLSRFMCEVYEGLGPVSLWRRKIFYFMSPQLTSLYFAHNGHNVDGMGTTPHLDLPVIQHGVKIYPQEYFSPLTPVMRNNRGGFEIDAYTENTSICHHFSCSWHEADSPYLKGRDLNLLMLNEKVQLASALDSRNKKPKLLRVMRQLLSLLGQIPAKLKEIIKNA; this is translated from the coding sequence ATGCAAAAAGCAAGTAATTCCTCTCTGAAGATCCTGCATCGGATCTATTTTGGCTTTGATGGGAAGCCGGATCCTTATATTGGATACCTGAAAACTTGGCAAGAAAAACTTCCTGATTTTGAAATTCGGCATTGGAATGCCGACAATCTTCCCATTGCCGCATGTCATTTTTCGAGAATGATGTATGAGTTACGCGATCACGCATTTCTGAGTGACTACTTTCGCTGGTGGGTTCTTCGTGAGCATGGTGGCGTCTACTTAGATGCGGATATAGAAATCGTTAACGGAACTATATTTCGCAATCTCATAGAAGAGTTGGAAGTCAGTGATAAACATCACTCATTTTTAGGCATCGACAATAAGGCAGGCGGATGGTATACAGGCCATTCAATGGCAACCCGTGCCGGCAGTCCGCTGTCCCGTTTTATGTGCGAGGTCTACGAAGGACTTGGTCCCGTTTCCCTATGGCGCCGGAAAATCTTCTATTTCATGTCACCACAACTGACATCTCTCTACTTTGCGCACAATGGCCATAATGTAGATGGAATGGGAACTACTCCTCATTTAGATCTGCCAGTGATCCAGCATGGGGTTAAGATTTATCCTCAAGAATACTTCTCACCGCTCACGCCAGTTATGCGCAATAATCGAGGCGGATTCGAAATTGATGCATATACTGAAAACACTTCAATTTGCCATCACTTTTCGTGCTCCTGGCATGAAGCCGACTCCCCCTATCTCAAGGGAAGAGATTTGAATCTATTGATGCTGAATGAAAAAGTGCAGTTGGCGAGCGCCCTTGATTCTCGCAACAAAAAGCCCAAACTGCTGCGAGTAATGCGTCAGCTTTTATCACTTTTGGGGCAAATTCCAGCCAAACTTAAAGAAATCATCAAAAACGCCTAA
- the rfbF gene encoding glucose-1-phosphate cytidylyltransferase — protein sequence MKVMILAGGLGTRLAEETSVRPKPMVEIGGMPMLWHIMKIYESHGFNDFIILLGYKGYVIKEYFSNYYLHTSDVTIDLAENRTIVHNNRSEKWRITLIDTGELAMTGARVRKAKAYTEGKPFMLTYGDGVADVNIRALAEAHRQSGKAITMTSVQPEGRFGALDINESNEIVRFAEKPKGDGNWINGGFFVCEQSVFDYLPEGDDLVFEQDPLRRLAEDGQMNAFRHTGFWKPMDALRDKQQLESLWTKNQAPWKVW from the coding sequence ATGAAGGTAATGATTCTGGCAGGCGGTCTTGGCACACGCCTCGCAGAAGAGACGAGTGTGCGTCCAAAACCCATGGTTGAAATTGGCGGCATGCCGATGCTATGGCATATCATGAAGATCTATGAATCGCATGGTTTCAATGATTTCATCATCTTGCTCGGCTATAAAGGATACGTCATTAAAGAGTATTTCTCGAATTACTACTTGCACACGAGCGATGTCACCATTGATTTGGCAGAGAACCGAACTATCGTGCACAACAATCGCTCCGAGAAATGGCGCATCACATTGATCGACACTGGCGAATTGGCCATGACCGGCGCTCGAGTCCGCAAAGCAAAAGCTTATACCGAGGGCAAGCCATTTATGCTCACCTATGGCGATGGCGTAGCGGATGTCAACATTCGCGCATTGGCAGAAGCCCATCGCCAATCAGGTAAAGCCATTACGATGACCAGTGTCCAGCCCGAAGGCCGTTTCGGAGCCCTCGACATCAATGAATCCAATGAAATTGTGCGGTTTGCAGAAAAGCCCAAAGGCGATGGAAACTGGATCAACGGAGGCTTTTTTGTCTGCGAACAATCCGTTTTTGACTACCTGCCCGAAGGCGATGATCTCGTGTTTGAGCAAGATCCCTTGCGACGGCTGGCAGAAGACGGCCAGATGAATGCGTTCCGGCATACAGGTTTCTGGAAACCCATGGATGCTCTGCGCGACAAGCAGCAACTCGAATCACTCTGGACCAAAAACCAGGCGCCCTGGAAGGTGTGGTGA